GATACAACTTTTTCGTCGACACCCATAATTGAGAATCGATAATCCTCAAAGAGAACATCAGATTCTGGATTCATAATATCGTCATCAGTCGGAATCCGTCCAAGTTCACCAATTACAAAACCACTTACAGTGTCATAATCATCTACAGGTAAGTCAATATCCAAGATCTTCTCGAGTTCTTCAATATCACAATACCCTTCGACTTGGTATTCATCAGGTCCAAGTTCAACGATTTCTACATCTTCTTCAATATCATACTCGTCCATGATGTTCCCCATTACTTCTTCAATTAAATCTTCTAAAGTAACAATACCAGCGGTTCCACCATATTCATCAATGACAATTGCGATATGCGTCTTGTTGGCTTTTAGTTCTGTAAATAACTCATCCGTTTGTTTTGATTCCGGAACAAAGTAAGGCTCACGCAACCATTCTTTAATGTTGAAGTGAGTTGGATCTCCATCTTTGCGGATAAATTTCAATAAGTCTCGCACGTGTAGGATCCCTACAACGTTATCGACATTATCTTCATAGACAGGATAACGGGTAAATCGTTCTTCATACACAAGATCCATAATTTCATCAAAATCTGATTCAATATCAAGTGCAATCATATCGGTTCGGTGAGTCATAATATCTGAAACATCGTGATTATCAAAATCAAATACATTTTGTATCATTTCTTTTTCATTCACATTAATTTCCCCTGCTTCCACCATAATCCGAATTTCTTCTTCGGTGACTTCTTCTTCATGCGACGCTGGATCGATTCCCAACAATCTAAGCACAAGGTTAGTGGAAATGGAAAGTAAATGGATTAAAGGCACAAATACTTTCGATATAAAATAAACAGGGTAGCATACAAAGAACGCGAACTTCTCAGGAGATACCATCGCAATACGCTTTGGAACAAGCTCTCCAAGAACAAGCATTAGATATGCAGTAATAAGGGTAATTAAGACAACCGCAATCGGACGCATTACACCAAATGAGATGCCTCCCCCAGTTAGGGATACAATCCAGTTTGCTAGATAATCTGCAAAGGTATCAGCAGCAAAGGCCCCTGATAACATACTTGCAAGCGAAACACCAATTTGAATGGTAGATAAAAAGCGTGTAGGAACTTCTTTTAAAGCCATAACAATTTTTGCTTTACGATGTCCCTCTTCACTCATTGCTTTTAGTTTCACAGAGTTCAATGATATAAACGCAATTTCACTTCCAGCGAAAAAAGCATTCATCAAAATAAGAACAAGTAGAATTAATATCTGTGTAATATAGTTCCCCATTATTTAGTTCCTCCCCTATAAACTAAAAAAGTGCGAACGTTAGATTCACATGAATTCAAATTGATTATATTTCCAATAACATCTGAATTTAAACTTACATTTGGACATCTGTCCAGGTCACTGTCAGTCACAATCATTCCTCCAATATATACAAGTATAATAGACATTCCAAAGCGAAATGTCAACATTTATCGTCGTTTTATCTCTAATGATTGCATATATAACAAATTTAAAGGTATAAGAAAACAAGCACACGGCTTGTTATTCTACGATATCGTTTAGTCCTGATTCACCATTGAGTTCACTCGCAAATTCATTCACAGTAGTTTCTGCAGTATCACTAATATCATCGAGAGCTTTAAGTGTTTCTTCAACCTTCACTTGATTACGTTTTAAGTAGTATGCTGCACCACCAGCTAATGCTGCAATAACTGCTAAAGGAAGTATTCTTTTCATAATTATCCTCTCTTTCTACTTTTAGTCTACCATAATCCCCCTATAAATCATAGTAAAATAAGCAAGACTTCACAGAACATTCATCTAAAAAACATTGTTTATAACGATTAATTTAAATGATGGTTTACTTTAGTTAAGAACGCGATTATTGGTGCGTAATTCTTTATCATGTTTTAAGATGAACGGCAAATAAACAAGCCCTGAAACAAAAATATTCACAAAGGCCAATAGCATAGCACTCCAATCAAAAAATGTTCCAAAAAGTGCTGCAAGTGGTCCTGGCATAATCCACGTAATTGTATAGGCTGGAAAACGAACATAGCCTAATTGAATTGCAAAGTATGAAAGTGTAACCATAAGGATTGGGGCAAGGAAGAATGGAATATAATAGCGTTTATTCTCTACAATAGGCACTCCAAAGATGACTGGCTCGTTGATGTTAAAGAGACCTGGAACTAATGATTCGTTTGCAATTGATTGCATATAATCACTTTTTGTAAAGAGTTTAAGCATGATCGATAACCCTAAGGTTCCACCCGATCCACCAATCCAAACAAAGGTTGTAATAAGCCCTTCTGTACCGATATATACAGGCTTGCCAGTCGATGTAAAGGATACGATGTTAATGAGCGTCATCGGCACCCAAAACACTCTCATAACTCGATTCACGATGTTTGCACCGTGATATCCAGAAGTCCAAATTAAACAAATGCAAAGTACTGATAACAACATTACAGGATAACTTCCAATGATTGAGAATAACTGATGGGTTAGACTGACAATTTGTTGAGCATACCGTGCAACAAGTGAAAACATACTGACACTGAAAAGTGCTAAAAACACAAGTGGAATGAGTCCACTTAAGGTGCTCAATACTGCACCAGGAATCTTTGTTCCTTTAAGTTTGATATCACGACTTAATAAGAATACAAATTTAATCAACAGTGCACATAAAAATGCAGGTAACAGTGCATAGGGAGCATGTGTACTGGAAAGTAATAAGGGTGATGTCGCACACAGAGTTGCTAAAGCGATGGATAACGATTGAGATGAGATATCATCCCCTGCTTTCATCTTTCCAACCGATAGTGATATAACAAAGACACAGATACTACAAAAAATTGGAAGTGCACCGATAACAATTAAAGACATTGTTTGATTGGACCAAGGATTGCCTCCACTAAAGAGACTGGCACATATTAAAATGATCGACAAAAGGACGTAAATCGGGTCCATTGTTCCAACGACTTTCTGTGCCATTCCTAGAAATGCGTTGTTTTGAATTTTCTCAAGAATTTTACTCATAAACTTATTTTTCCCTCGTTTTCAAATCAATTATACACTGTCTATGCACCCTTTACAAGAAAGCTTATAACTATAAAAAAGACTAGTGCAATTGCATCTAGCCTTGGGTTGATTTTCGCTTAATCACCATTAACCCATCTCCGATATCATAGCGTTCTACACTTAAATCTGAGCGTGAGTTGATGTATGTTAAGAATGATTCGATGCGTTGAATCATTTGTCTTAAGTTTCGACTGCGAATCTCTTGAGAATGCCCTGTAAATCCATGGAAATCAATGTTATCGATGATCATGACTTTATCTACAAAGGCAAAATAGAGTTTAAACATGGCTTCATTTTGTGCTTTTGCAGCATCTAAAAGAATCGCGTCGTAATGTTTTATGTTTCTATATTTTAAAGCATCATGGTGAATTGTATGAATTCGTGAGCCACAACTGAATTTCTTAACGTTCTTTATCGCTTCTTCATAACGCACGTCATCACGTTCAATCGTATCAATGAGTAAACCATCAATACGATGTGCAAAATTGAGCGTAGAATAAGCAATAGCCGTTCCTACCTCAAGTAAAGAACGGCTATGTGTATCAGCTAAGATTGTGGAAATGAAATCAATACTTTCAGAAGACATGATGGGAACATTATGTTCTAAAGCATAGCTTTCTATTTCACGAAACATAATCTTAAACGAATTCGATGTATGCCATGTCTGCAGCATCACCACGGCGCTTTTCAGCTTTGATTACACGTGTGTAACCACCGTTACGATCTGCATAGCGTGGTCCAACTTCATCAAAAAGCTTTTGAAGTGCTGTTTGACCAGTTTTTTCATCAGCAACAACGTTGAAGACAATAGCAGCCGCTTGACGACGTGCATGTAAGTCACCGCGTTTAGCAAGTGTTACAAGTTTGTCAGCATATGAACGGAGTTCGTATGCTTTCTTTTCTGTTGTTTCAATGCGACCGTGTACGATTAAGCTTGTTGCCATATTACGTAACAGTGCTTTACGGTGTGCTGAATCCCGCCCAAGTTTACGGTTTTTCATCCCAAATTTCCTCCTAATTACTCATATGATTTGAAGCCAAGGCTAAGCTCATGGAGTTTATCTTTAACTTCTTTAAGTGATTTCTTACCGAGGTTACGGATTCTCATCATTTCATCCTCGGATTTCAATGTTAATTCTTCAACAGTTTGGATACCTGCACGCTTCAGACAGTTGTAAGAACGAACTGAAAGGTCCAAGTCCTCAATCATCATTGTTGCCATTGGATTTTCTTGTCCTGATACATCAGGCTTAATAAGTGATTCTTGTTCATATACAGCATCCTTGATTGCAACGATTTGCTCAAGGTGATCCATTAAGATTTTTGATCCTAATGAAAGTGCTTGTTGAGGTTGAATCGAACCATTTGTCCAAATTTCCATGACTAAACGGTCAAACTTAGAATCTTGTCCCACACGTGTTGGTTCAACTTCATATTTAACGCGTTCGATTGGTGTGTAAATTGAGTCGGTATAGATAGTACCAATCCCTTGTGAAGCACTTTGGAACATTTGCTTGTTGTCATCTGAACTAACATAGCCACGACCGTTACGTGCTTTCATTTCCATATCTAAAACAGCACCTTCAGCAAGGGTTGCGATGATATGATCTTTATTTAGAATCTCAACATTTGTTGGACATTCAATATCCGCTGCAGTCACAACTTTTGGACCCTTTTGAGAAACTCTTAAGGTGTAAACTTCTGAATCTGCAATATCAAGAACCAAATCTTTTATATTCAATACGATTCCTGTCACATCTTCTCCAACTCCAGGAATTGAAGTAAATTCATGATAGACACCGTCTATTTTCAATGAATATACAGCTGCACCTGGCAGTGAGGAGAGCATAACCCGACGCAATGCATTTCCAATTGTTGTACCAAATCCACGTTCAAGAGGCTCAATCACGAATTTTCCGTAATGAGTCGTTTCATCAAATTCACTTACAACAAATTGTGCGCGTTCAAACTTGTTCATCTGGTCTTACCTCCTTAATCAGTGTTGTTTTTTTATCCACGTGGACGTTTTGGTGGACGGCAACCATTATGTGGCACAGGTGTCACATCATTGATTACGCTGATTTCAAGTCCAGCTGTTTGCAATGAACGTACTGCAGCTTCACGACCTGGTCCAGGCCCTTTAACACTAACTTCAACTGATTTCATTCCATTGTCTACAGCACCGCGTGCTGCAGCTTCTGAAGCCATTTGAGCTGCAAATGGTGTAGATTTACGTGAACCCTTGAATCCAAGAGCTCCTGCACTTGACCAAGAAATTACATTTCCTTGTTCATCCGAGATTGTTACAATAGTGTTGTTAAATGTCGAATGGATATGAGCGATACCGCGTGCTATATTCTTACGAGCACGACGTTTACGCGTTGTGGTTCTTTTTGCTTTTGCCATTACGCTTTTATCCTCCTACTACTTCTTCTTGTTAGCTACTGTACGACGTGGTCCTTTACGTGTACGAGCGTTTGTCTTAGTACGTTGACCACGTACAGGAAGACCACGACGATGACGCATACCACGGTAGCTACCAATTTCCATTAAACGTTTGATGTTTAAGTTAACTTCACGACGAAGATCCCCTTCGACACGGTGTTTTTCAACTTCACGACGAATCGCATTCATTTGATCTTCTGTAAGATCTTTTACACGGATGCTCTCATCAATCTCAGCAGCTGCTAAAATCTTTTGTGATGTTGGCAAACCAATTCCATAAATATATGTTAGTGATATAACTACACGCTTATTACGTGGGATATCAATACCAGCAATACGAGCCATTTATAAGACTTCCTCCTATTTCAAATAATCCATCATTAATAATATCATAATTTCGACATAATCGAAACTATTTATGTCTAAATGTTATACGCCCACGTGATAAATCGTAGGGTGATAACTCTACAGTCACTCTGTCTCCCGGTAAAATGCGAATGTAATGCATACGGATTTTACCAGATACGTGAGCAATTATTTCGTGACCATTCTCAAGTTTCACCTTGAATTGTGCACTTGGAAGTGTATCTACGATTACACCATCCAGTTCAATAACGTCCTGTTTACTCATCAGTGTGTAAATGCCTCCTTTGAACGCGTTAATATTTCATAACCATCATCTTTAATTAATACAGTATGTTCGAAATGTGCTGTTAATGAACGATCCTTTGACTTTACAGTCCATTCATCATCCATTACCTCTGTACGATGTGTTCCCAACTGAACCATTGGTTCAATTGCTAATGTCATGTTTTTTCGTAACAATACACCTTTTCCTGCAATGCCATAATTTGGTACTGCTGGATCTTCATGCATTGAAGTTCCAATACCATGACCAGTGTACTCAATCGGCACACCAAATCCATAAGGTTTTACAGCATCACTAACAGCAACCCCAATATCTCCAAGACGATTTCCAGCTTTCGCTTTCTCAAGTCCTGCAAATAATGATTTTTCTGTCACTTCTAATAGTAGTTTCGCTTCTTCACTAATTTCACCAACTGGATAAGTCCATGCGGAATCTCCGTGGTAACCTTTGTAAATTGCGCCTATATCAATCGAGACAATGTCGCCTTCTTTCAGAATGACTTTTTCACTTGGAATACCATGCACCAAGACTTCATTGACTGATGCACAAATCGAAGCAGGAAATCCATTATAACCAAGAAAAGACGGAGTAGCATCTTGACTCAAAATAAACGCATGAGCCACATCATTTAAATGCTTTGTTGAAACACCAGGCTTAATTTCTTTTTTAACCGCTTCATGTGTTAAGAATACAATCTCACCCGCACGACGCATCAACTCTAATTCTCTTTCTGACTTGGTAGTAATCATTTACTTGCCTCCAACACTTTAAAAATGTCTTCTAAAACTAATTCAATTGGTTGATCAGCGTTAATATCTCGAACCAATCCTTTGCTCCTGTAAAATTCAATCACAGGGAGTGTTGTTTCTAAGTATGCTTGATGACGCACTTCGAATTTTTCTTCAGTATCATCGTCTCTTTGAATTAAAGGTGTTTGATCAAGATCACAGATTCCTTCAACTTTAGGTTTACGTGTATCAATATGATAGATTGCTCCACATGTTGGACACAGACGACGTCCTGTAATTCGTTTTACAAGTTCATCATGATTTACATCTAGATTTAATACTAAATCAATCGGACGATTGATTTCCTTTGACATCACATCAAATGCTTCTACTTGAGCGATACTACGTGGGAATCCATCGAGTAGATAACCATTTAAGCAATCACCTTGTGAGATGCGTTCTTTAACCATACGGTTTGTGACATCATCTGGAACAAGTTTTCCTTGGTCCATGTATTCTTTAGCTTCCATACCAACAGGAGTTTGTTTCGAGAGAGCTTCTCGAAACATATCCCCAGTTGAGATGTAAGCAATGTTTAATTTATTGACAATCTCTTTTGACATTGTCCCCTTGCCGCTTCCAGCAGGTCCCATAATTAAATAATTCATGCTTACTCCTAACTAACTTTAGTGCTTGAAGAAACCAGAATAGGTTCTTTGTGCCAAGCGACCTTGAAGTTCTTTAACAGTCTCAAGTGCTACCCCAACAACAATGATGATCCCAGTTCCACCAGGAGCTGTTGCATGAGGAATTGCACCGTTTGTAATAATCGGTAGCAAGTACGGTAGTAATGCGATAAATGCAATGAAGATTGCTCCAAATACAGTGATTCGGTTCAATACTGTTGTAATGTATCGCTTTGTATCCTTACCAGGTCTTACACCTGGAATATAGGAATTATTCTTACCAAAGTTTTCTGCAATCTTCTCAGGGTCAACCGTTAGGTGAGTGTAGAAGAAGGTGAAGAAAATGATCAATACAATATAAGCAATCAGCCCACCAGGTGTACTCAATGCAAGATACTGATTCATAAACTTATAAAGCCAAAAATCTTGATTAATCCAACTCATAATAACAAGTGGGGCTTGAAGAATTGCACTTGCAAAAATTACCGGAATAACGTTTGCAGAGTTTATCTTAAGTGGTAAGTGATTCATGTTTTTACCACGTGTTGCACCACTGCTTGATGAATACTGAATCGTAATTTTACGAACTGCTTGGTTCATAAATACAACTAATACAATAATCGTTAAATTCAATAATACAAATAAAGCAAAATAGGCAATACCACTTGCCGAATAATTGTTATCAGTAACCATTGAAGTAAATGCATTTGCATAGTTCGTAGGCATATGAGCAACAATACCAGCAAAGATAATTAGTGACATACCATTACCAACACCTTTTGTTGTAATTTGATCACCTAACCAAAGTAGGAACATTGTACCTGCTGACATGACAGTTGCCATGAAGAGATAGCTTTGTGCTGAAGTATCCATTAAGATACCATATTGGTTTTGATAAGCAATCAACAATGTGATTGATTGTACGAACGCTAATACAATAGCAAGGTATCGTGTAATACGATCCATTTGCATTTTACCCTTTTGTCCAGATTTCGCGAGTTCTGCCAAGTAAGGAATAATATCCATCGACAATAATTGAACAATGATAGATGCATTAATGTATGGCCCAACCCCCATAGAGAAGATTGAGAATGTTTGTAACGCACCCCCGCCAAGCAAGCTCATCATATCTAGGATCGAATTAGAACCTAAACCAGCTTGTAACTTGACACGGTCCACATTAGGAACAGTCATGACTGTTCCTAATCTGAATACCGCTAGCATTGTCAAAGTGAAAATGATGCGATTTCTGATTTCTTTATTTTTAAATAAATCAGTTATAAAGCGTATCATTAGATCACCTCGACTTTTCCACCTAATTTCTCAATAGCTTCAACTGCTGTCTTTGAGAAAGCATTTGCTTTAACTGTGAGTTTCTTTTCAAGTGCTCCGTTACCAAGAACTTTAACACCATCAAGTGTTTTACGAACAACTTTATCAGAAAGTAGCATTTCGATTGTTACTTCTGAACCGTCTTCGTAACGATTTAGATCTGATAGATTTACGATCGCATAGTTTACACGGTTGATGTTATTAAATCCACGTTTAGGGATTCGTTTGTAAAGAGGTGTTTGACCCCCTTCAAATCCTAAAGC
This DNA window, taken from Erysipelothrix larvae, encodes the following:
- a CDS encoding hemolysin family protein, with product MGNYITQILILLVLILMNAFFAGSEIAFISLNSVKLKAMSEEGHRKAKIVMALKEVPTRFLSTIQIGVSLASMLSGAFAADTFADYLANWIVSLTGGGISFGVMRPIAVVLITLITAYLMLVLGELVPKRIAMVSPEKFAFFVCYPVYFISKVFVPLIHLLSISTNLVLRLLGIDPASHEEEVTEEEIRIMVEAGEINVNEKEMIQNVFDFDNHDVSDIMTHRTDMIALDIESDFDEIMDLVYEERFTRYPVYEDNVDNVVGILHVRDLLKFIRKDGDPTHFNIKEWLREPYFVPESKQTDELFTELKANKTHIAIVIDEYGGTAGIVTLEDLIEEVMGNIMDEYDIEEDVEIVELGPDEYQVEGYCDIEELEKILDIDLPVDDYDTVSGFVIGELGRIPTDDDIMNPESDVLFEDYRFSIMGVDEKVVSKVLVKKEAPLEEVPDED
- a CDS encoding PTS transporter subunit EIIC, with protein sequence MSKILEKIQNNAFLGMAQKVVGTMDPIYVLLSIILICASLFSGGNPWSNQTMSLIVIGALPIFCSICVFVISLSVGKMKAGDDISSQSLSIALATLCATSPLLLSSTHAPYALLPAFLCALLIKFVFLLSRDIKLKGTKIPGAVLSTLSGLIPLVFLALFSVSMFSLVARYAQQIVSLTHQLFSIIGSYPVMLLSVLCICLIWTSGYHGANIVNRVMRVFWVPMTLINIVSFTSTGKPVYIGTEGLITTFVWIGGSGGTLGLSIMLKLFTKSDYMQSIANESLVPGLFNINEPVIFGVPIVENKRYYIPFFLAPILMVTLSYFAIQLGYVRFPAYTITWIMPGPLAALFGTFFDWSAMLLAFVNIFVSGLVYLPFILKHDKELRTNNRVLN
- a CDS encoding O-methyltransferase, whose amino-acid sequence is MFREIESYALEHNVPIMSSESIDFISTILADTHSRSLLEVGTAIAYSTLNFAHRIDGLLIDTIERDDVRYEEAIKNVKKFSCGSRIHTIHHDALKYRNIKHYDAILLDAAKAQNEAMFKLYFAFVDKVMIIDNIDFHGFTGHSQEIRSRNLRQMIQRIESFLTYINSRSDLSVERYDIGDGLMVIKRKSTQG
- the rplQ gene encoding 50S ribosomal protein L17; its protein translation is MKNRKLGRDSAHRKALLRNMATSLIVHGRIETTEKKAYELRSYADKLVTLAKRGDLHARRQAAAIVFNVVADEKTGQTALQKLFDEVGPRYADRNGGYTRVIKAEKRRGDAADMAYIEFV
- a CDS encoding DNA-directed RNA polymerase subunit alpha: MNKFERAQFVVSEFDETTHYGKFVIEPLERGFGTTIGNALRRVMLSSLPGAAVYSLKIDGVYHEFTSIPGVGEDVTGIVLNIKDLVLDIADSEVYTLRVSQKGPKVVTAADIECPTNVEILNKDHIIATLAEGAVLDMEMKARNGRGYVSSDDNKQMFQSASQGIGTIYTDSIYTPIERVKYEVEPTRVGQDSKFDRLVMEIWTNGSIQPQQALSLGSKILMDHLEQIVAIKDAVYEQESLIKPDVSGQENPMATMMIEDLDLSVRSYNCLKRAGIQTVEELTLKSEDEMMRIRNLGKKSLKEVKDKLHELSLGFKSYE
- the rpsK gene encoding 30S ribosomal protein S11; this translates as MAKAKRTTTRKRRARKNIARGIAHIHSTFNNTIVTISDEQGNVISWSSAGALGFKGSRKSTPFAAQMASEAAARGAVDNGMKSVEVSVKGPGPGREAAVRSLQTAGLEISVINDVTPVPHNGCRPPKRPRG
- the rpsM gene encoding 30S ribosomal protein S13 gives rise to the protein MARIAGIDIPRNKRVVISLTYIYGIGLPTSQKILAAAEIDESIRVKDLTEDQMNAIRREVEKHRVEGDLRREVNLNIKRLMEIGSYRGMRHRRGLPVRGQRTKTNARTRKGPRRTVANKKK
- the infA gene encoding translation initiation factor IF-1; this translates as MSKQDVIELDGVIVDTLPSAQFKVKLENGHEIIAHVSGKIRMHYIRILPGDRVTVELSPYDLSRGRITFRHK
- the map gene encoding type I methionyl aminopeptidase, whose product is MITTKSERELELMRRAGEIVFLTHEAVKKEIKPGVSTKHLNDVAHAFILSQDATPSFLGYNGFPASICASVNEVLVHGIPSEKVILKEGDIVSIDIGAIYKGYHGDSAWTYPVGEISEEAKLLLEVTEKSLFAGLEKAKAGNRLGDIGVAVSDAVKPYGFGVPIEYTGHGIGTSMHEDPAVPNYGIAGKGVLLRKNMTLAIEPMVQLGTHRTEVMDDEWTVKSKDRSLTAHFEHTVLIKDDGYEILTRSKEAFTH
- a CDS encoding adenylate kinase, with the protein product MNYLIMGPAGSGKGTMSKEIVNKLNIAYISTGDMFREALSKQTPVGMEAKEYMDQGKLVPDDVTNRMVKERISQGDCLNGYLLDGFPRSIAQVEAFDVMSKEINRPIDLVLNLDVNHDELVKRITGRRLCPTCGAIYHIDTRKPKVEGICDLDQTPLIQRDDDTEEKFEVRHQAYLETTLPVIEFYRSKGLVRDINADQPIELVLEDIFKVLEASK
- the secY gene encoding preprotein translocase subunit SecY; the encoded protein is MIRFITDLFKNKEIRNRIIFTLTMLAVFRLGTVMTVPNVDRVKLQAGLGSNSILDMMSLLGGGALQTFSIFSMGVGPYINASIIVQLLSMDIIPYLAELAKSGQKGKMQMDRITRYLAIVLAFVQSITLLIAYQNQYGILMDTSAQSYLFMATVMSAGTMFLLWLGDQITTKGVGNGMSLIIFAGIVAHMPTNYANAFTSMVTDNNYSASGIAYFALFVLLNLTIIVLVVFMNQAVRKITIQYSSSSGATRGKNMNHLPLKINSANVIPVIFASAILQAPLVIMSWINQDFWLYKFMNQYLALSTPGGLIAYIVLIIFFTFFYTHLTVDPEKIAENFGKNNSYIPGVRPGKDTKRYITTVLNRITVFGAIFIAFIALLPYLLPIITNGAIPHATAPGGTGIIIVVGVALETVKELQGRLAQRTYSGFFKH
- the rplO gene encoding 50S ribosomal protein L15, translating into MKLHELQYTEGARRPRKRLGRGHATGQGKTSGKGHKGQNARSGGGVALGFEGGQTPLYKRIPKRGFNNINRVNYAIVNLSDLNRYEDGSEVTIEMLLSDKVVRKTLDGVKVLGNGALEKKLTVKANAFSKTAVEAIEKLGGKVEVI